The Bacteroidota bacterium genome segment ATCATCCAGAATCATTTGAATCCTTCCCTGGAAATCGAAGGATTTTTGTTGACCATGTATGATGCCCGTTTGAGGTTATCCAACCAGGTAGTCGAAGAAGTTAGAAAGCATTTTCAGACCATGGTATTTGATACCATTATCCAAAGAAACACAAAACTTAGCGAGGCGCCCAGTTTTGGAAAACCGGTTGTGCTTTATGATGCCAATTCAACGGGTACCAATAACTATTTGAATCTGGCCAAGGAATTTTTGCAGAAAAATAAAGCAACTAAAATCCCGGATTCGGCTAAAGTAGTTCAATAATTGGGTGGAAGGGCCTGATTTAAAATTATAAGTTAAGTTATTTAAAATATTTTATAAGTTTTATGGCAAAAAAGAATGCATTAGGAAGAGGTTTGGGCGCATTAATTGAAGAGGCGAATACATTAACCGAAGAAACATCCGTAGTTAATGACGTACTTAATATCAGGGAAATAGCCATCGATAAAATTGAAGCTAATCCCTTCCAACCCCGGAAAAATTTCGACCAGGATGCATTAAATGAATTGGCTGCATCTATTCAGGAGTTGGGCATCATTCAGCCTATTACTGTCAGGAAAATAGAGGGTGGAAATTATCAGCTGATATCCGGTGAAAGAAGGTTCAGGGCTTCCGGCATTGCAGGTTTGGACAAGATCCCTGCTTATGTGCTCACGGTTGATGATAAATCCTTGCTCGAACTTGCATTGGTGGAGAATATCCAGCGCGAAGACCTGAATTCAATTGAGGTGGCAATCAGTTACCAAAGATTGATGGAAGAGTGTAGCCTCACTCAGGAACGTCTTAGCGAAAGAGTCGGCAAGAAAAGGGCAACTATTTCAAATTATTTGAGGTTGTTGAAGTTGCCTGCAGAAATTCAATTAGGCATAAGGGAGAACAAACTTTCCATGGGGCATGCACGTGCTTTAATCGGCATAGATGATCCCGGCATTCAACTCAAAGCCTATCATAAGGTTCTTGAGGAAGGACTTTCGGTCAGACAGGTTGAAGGTCTGGTTCGCCATATGTCAGAAGAAAAAGAATACAGGGAATCTTTAAAAAATGAGGAAGAACTGAACGGGAAAAAGGTGCTTTCTGCTATAGCCCCCGAACTGCTGGAAGTAAAAAAACATTTATCAGATAAGTTAAGTACAAAAATTGATTTGAAGCAAAACGAGAAAGGGGCTGGTAAAATCATCATTTCCTTTAAATCTACTGATGATTTTTCGCGTATCCTTTCCCTTATTGATAATGCCGAAATATAATACGTTCATAAAAAATAATATTTTGATTTATAGGAAGTTACATATAATCACAACTGAGGCAGTGTGTGCTGTTTTGATACTTCTTTTGTCCCAGTCTGTTGGTTATTCTCAAAGCATCAATAAAGATTCGATATCTCAAACTCAGACCGACACCATTCAGCCAAAAAATGTTCATTCTCCTGCAAAAGCTTCACTGATGTCAGCTATTTTGCCCGGTCTGGGACAGGCTTATAATAAAAAATACTGGAAAATACCTATCCTTTATGGAGGAATCGGTACTTTAATTTATTATATCAGGCTCAACAACAGGGAATATAATAAATATGAAAACTCATACATTGCTTTGACCAATCCTCAGCCGGGGTATAGCGATGCCTTCAATGGAACAAAATCCTCAGACGAATTAAAATTTTATAAGGAATATTACCGCCGGTGGAGGGATTTAAGCTGGATCATTTTAAGCGGTACTTATGTGTTAAATATCATTGATGCCACGGTTGATGCCCATTTTTTTAATTTTGAAATCAGTGATGATTTGAGCTTGAAAATATCTCCGTCCATATTGCCTATTCCAAATATGGCAACTCCTTCATTAGGAATAACTTGCAGTATTAATTTTTGATCTTGATTATGGGGAATAAAAAATAAAGAATTATGAATAATATCTATCGACTTTTCTTTATAACTGCATTTGTGATTTTTTCGTCAGTTGCCTCCGCATTTACTGTTCCAAAGGATAGTCTGGGGACTGAGGCCAACACAAGTGAGTTTGAAGCCACTTTAGATAGTGTCTTAAATTTATGGTATATTGAAAAATCATTGAATAATACCGCCAATAAATTTTCAGACATCATTTCTACCGAAAAAATTCCTGATTTTCCCGATTCTGTTTATATAGAACGCTTGTCCAAAATCCCTTCCATTATTCCTCTTTCTTTCAATCAGGAAGTGAAAAGTTATATTAACGTATATACCAAAAAGAAAAGAACCAGTGTAGAAGTTATGTTGGGATTGATGGATTATTATTTCCCCATGATTGAAGAGATATTCGATTCTTATAATTTACCCCTTGAACTTAGGTTTCTTCCTGTAATTGAATCGGCTCTGAATCCAAGGGCTGTTTCTAGAGTCGGTGCAACAGGCCTCTGGCAATTTATGTATGGTACGGGGAGAAATTACGGGCTTACAGTCAACTCCTTGGTGGATGAAAGGCGTGATCCCATCAATGCCACCCGTGCTGCTGCCAAGTATGTTAAAGACCTGTACAATATATTTCATGACTGGGTTCTGGTTATTGCTGCTTATAATTGCGGACCGGGAAATGTGAACAAAGCAATCAGGCGTTCGGGCGGAAAAAAGAATTATTGGAGCATCTATTATAATTTACCCCGCGAAACCAGGGGATATGTTCCTGCTTTTATTGCGGCTACCTACACAATGAATTATTACAAGGAACATGGTTTGGTTCCTAAGATAATTGATATGCCACAGGCAACGGATACGATTATGATTACCGACAATTTACACCTTAAACAGGTTTCTGGTGTATTA includes the following:
- a CDS encoding ParB/RepB/Spo0J family partition protein, giving the protein MAKKNALGRGLGALIEEANTLTEETSVVNDVLNIREIAIDKIEANPFQPRKNFDQDALNELAASIQELGIIQPITVRKIEGGNYQLISGERRFRASGIAGLDKIPAYVLTVDDKSLLELALVENIQREDLNSIEVAISYQRLMEECSLTQERLSERVGKKRATISNYLRLLKLPAEIQLGIRENKLSMGHARALIGIDDPGIQLKAYHKVLEEGLSVRQVEGLVRHMSEEKEYRESLKNEEELNGKKVLSAIAPELLEVKKHLSDKLSTKIDLKQNEKGAGKIIISFKSTDDFSRILSLIDNAEI
- a CDS encoding lytic transglycosylase domain-containing protein, whose protein sequence is MNNIYRLFFITAFVIFSSVASAFTVPKDSLGTEANTSEFEATLDSVLNLWYIEKSLNNTANKFSDIISTEKIPDFPDSVYIERLSKIPSIIPLSFNQEVKSYINVYTKKKRTSVEVMLGLMDYYFPMIEEIFDSYNLPLELRFLPVIESALNPRAVSRVGATGLWQFMYGTGRNYGLTVNSLVDERRDPINATRAAAKYVKDLYNIFHDWVLVIAAYNCGPGNVNKAIRRSGGKKNYWSIYYNLPRETRGYVPAFIAATYTMNYYKEHGLVPKIIDMPQATDTIMITDNLHLKQVSGVLNLPIEELRNLNPQYRYDIVPGKTLPCTLTLPFQYTSKFIDMQDSIFAYKDSLFFNPALKLMSPAHSYTHYRPRYTAEAKNSEREQERERI
- a CDS encoding DUF5683 domain-containing protein, whose protein sequence is MCAVLILLLSQSVGYSQSINKDSISQTQTDTIQPKNVHSPAKASLMSAILPGLGQAYNKKYWKIPILYGGIGTLIYYIRLNNREYNKYENSYIALTNPQPGYSDAFNGTKSSDELKFYKEYYRRWRDLSWIILSGTYVLNIIDATVDAHFFNFEISDDLSLKISPSILPIPNMATPSLGITCSINF